In Desulfuromonas sp., the genomic stretch AGCGAAAAGTCACCGGCATCGCCTACGAGACGGTGCAGCTGGACGACGGCAGCCTCCCCCTGCTCCACCCGATGAGCGAGGTGGCCGGCCGCATGGCGGTCCAGGTGGGGGCCCACTACCTGCAGAAGGAACAGGGGGGCAAGGGAGTCCTGCTCGGCGGGGCGCCGGGAGTGAAGCCCGCCCGGGTGGTGATCCTCGGGGCCGGCACCGTCGGCAGCAACGCGGTGCGCATCGCCGTCGGCATGGGCGCCGAGGTGACGGTGCTCGACATCGACCCGGGCCGCCTGGCCTTTCTGGACGACCACTACGGCAACCGGGTGCGGACCCTCATGTCCAACTCGCAGAACATCGAGGACGAGGTCATCCGGGCCGACCTGATCGTCGGCGCGGTGCTGGTGACCGGGGGGCGGGCCCCGCTCCTGGTCAGCCGGGAGCTGGTCGGGCGCATGAGCCCGGGGAGCGTCATCGTCGATGTCGCCGTCGACCAGGGCGGCTGCGTCGCGACCACCCGGGCCACCACCCACGACGACCCGGTCTACACCGTCGACGGGGTGCTCCACTACGGGGTGGCCAACATGCCGGGGGCGGTGAGCCGCACCAGCACCTACGCCCTGACCAACAGCACCCTGCCCTGCGTGCGCAAGATCGCCGGGCTGGGCCTGGCCGGGGCGACCCGCGCGGACGCTCCCCTGGCGCGAGGGGTCAACACCCACGCCGGGGTGCTGCGCAACGAATCGGTGGCCCGGGCCCTCGACCTGCCCTGGGAGCCCTACGGCCCCTGAAAGACGAACCAGAATTTCGCAGGTATTTCTTTTTCAGCCATCAAACCTCCTCCAAAGGCGGCTTTTCCCAGAAAAAGAAGTATTTTGCATCCCCCCGGGCTCCCACCCGGGGGTTTTTTTATCTTTTTTTTCGTGACATCGGCTGTGAATTTGACTTCATCATCAATAACGGGAATGGCAGTTCACCCCAAACCCAAAGCCTGTCTCACGCAAAGCCGCAAAGACGCCAAGGAGGGCATCAAGGCGAGTTTCAACGACTTTCTTTGCGCCCTTTGCGGACTTGAGTGAGCGCAAGCGAAGGGGCGTGAGGCCGATTCTGGTTTCAAACGCCGGGGATGTGGTGATCGAGCAGAAAGCGGGCGATGCTCCGCTTGGGGGGCAGGGACGGCAGGTCATCGACGGGAAACCAGCGGGCGTCCTCCAGTTCCTTCTCCTCCACCTGCACCTCGCCGCCGTCGTACTCGGCGACGAAGCCCGCCATGAGCTGGCTCGGGAAGGGCCAGCACTGGCTGCCGACGTAGCGGACGTCCCGGATCCGAATCCCCGTCTCCT encodes the following:
- the ald gene encoding alanine dehydrogenase; amino-acid sequence: MIIGVPKETKTREYRVGMTPAGVRALVEDGHTVLVETGAGAGSGIADAEYQKAGVRLIEEPEALFAQGELIVKVKEPLERELELLREGQLLFTYLHLAPAPRLTAALLERKVTGIAYETVQLDDGSLPLLHPMSEVAGRMAVQVGAHYLQKEQGGKGVLLGGAPGVKPARVVILGAGTVGSNAVRIAVGMGAEVTVLDIDPGRLAFLDDHYGNRVRTLMSNSQNIEDEVIRADLIVGAVLVTGGRAPLLVSRELVGRMSPGSVIVDVAVDQGGCVATTRATTHDDPVYTVDGVLHYGVANMPGAVSRTSTYALTNSTLPCVRKIAGLGLAGATRADAPLARGVNTHAGVLRNESVARALDLPWEPYGP